The genomic stretch AATTCATTTTTGTCAGACATGTCTGAAATTCATTTTTGTCAACACATAATGCTTGATGCTCTGATACAGaggcaaatacacacacacacacacacacacacacacacacacacacacacacacacacacacacacacatatatatacatatacatatacatatacatatacatatacatatacatatatatatatatatatatatatatatatatatatataaaaaaaacattttttggtttacttttatttaacatGTTACATGtaacatgttaaatgtttttaatgctttgaaGCCCTCTTCTGACAGAGCCAGggtgcaacaaacacacacacacacatgctcaagGAATGTATTACTGCTTAAACTGCACTGAATGCTGCTAGACAAGAAAAGTGACTATGTCGTTAGAGACCCTGGaccactgattttttttttttttttttttttactttgagctattttaacaaaaaagaaaacagatcaaAGCACCCATGGTGCAGATACTGGCAGACAAGTTGTTCGGTTTCTTCTTAGTGTCACTGATGACATGTTGACATATGTACATGATGGATATGCTACTTTTAATGTATAATACACTGTGATGAAAATATTATATTTGTTCTCCTGAGCTACTTTACCATTGTGGAAAGACAATTTCTATTTGCATttcaatgatgaaaaaaaaatgttcaaagaaaaAGTCCGAAAAAGCCAAATTGatcattgattttaaaaaaaaaaaaaaacttccacatttgGATGTCATGTTTAGTGACTGTTTTTCACTCAATTTGAATTGTGTCATTGCAATATGTGCTGTTTTCgttacaaaaaaatcattttaacagCTCTGCTTATTGCTTATTGTATGTGTTCAAAACTTTAGGTATTGTAATATTAGTCTTTGAAATGTCACATATATTATGTCTGACGaggaaaccttttttttccccctttttgtcatttcagtgttTCAAGGACAAAAATTTTCATCACCACTCTCTTGGTGCTGGGAGCTCTTATTGGAGTTCTTTGTCTCCGATTATCTAAAGATTTGACTGAATACAAACACATCCTCCTTCAAGCTGATACTAGAAAGTCTGTCATCCGACCAAAGCCACCAAACAGAAAGTCTACCTATAAGTACTCCTGGCCAAATTGTCAACAAAACATATCTGCTGCCATCGTCCCTGGCTTCAGCTCACTTCCTCATCATATACAAGACTTTCTCTACTATCGCCACTGTCGACATTTTCCCATGATACTGGATGTTCCTGACAAATGTGGAGGAGCTGATGGATCTGCAGAAGTCTTTCTTCTATTGGTCATTAAAAGCTCTCCTGCAAACTACAACCGTCGAGAGGTGCTGCGTAAAACCTGGGCTAAAGAGAGATTGCAGAATGGTGTATGGATCCGAAGAATTTTCATCTCGGGAATAACAGGTGACGGCTTTGAGAAACAGACACTGAACAAACTCCTTGAACTGGAGCAACATGAGAACAATGACATCCTCCAGTGGGACTTTGCTGACTCACACTACAACCTCACCTTGAAGCAAATCCTCTTCCTAGAATGGATGGACAGAAACTGTCCACATGTTCGCTTCCTGATGAACGGTGATGATGATGTTCTTGCCAACACAGACAACATGGTTGAGTATCTAAAAAACCTGAAGGACAATGGTGGAAGCAAGCATCTTTATACTGGACACTTGGTGGAGGATGATATACCCGTTCGATCACCAGACAGTAAATATTATGTTCCAGTTCAGGTGTATGAGTCCGAATCATACCCAACTTTTTGTAGTGGTGGAGGATACCTATTGTCTGGCTACACAGCTCATGTCATATACAACATGTCCCACTCTATCACCATTCTTCCCATGGATGATGTTTACATTGCAATGTGTGTGGACAAAGCAGGACTTCGTCCTAAATTCCACATGGGAATGAAACCCCTAGGACATGGCACTCCCCCCAAAATTGATCCATTAGACCCTTGTTATTTTAGAGAAATTCTACTTGTTCACAGATTCCTTCCAGCAGATTTGTATGTTATGTGGAAAAGGTTACATGATCCTGATCTGAAATGCTTTCACATTAACCAGTAGTAACCTacagctgataaaaaaaaaagttgatgcTCGTATTTTCTCAACAGCCTCTTTATCAAGTATACTTGTACAACCTATTGCAATGCAGTTCAAAAGCAGCAGTTCACCTGTTAATGTTGAAATCTAAAATACTTTACACGTGCTGCCACCAGGTGCTGACCACTGGTTTTGGATAATAACCTCTACCaaatatatgaaataaagtttttgttttagctGATATTTAACTTTCTATCCATTTGAAATCTATTCcaaattgttgcatttttaacatttgtacaAAATGCCAAATGAAAAGACTATCAATTTTaaagctttgtgtgtgtggtatgAACATGTCACTTTGTCTGCAGTAATTTGATTGGCTCTTGCTCCTGTTACTGTTGTAAAATTTGATGTGCTAAAGGCCTCTTGTTATTTCTCATCCACGTGGTAGAACATGATTATCTCATCACTATTGCATGCTTTAGTCTATAGAACATACCAGTGTCTTTTTCCTACCATGATTGTTGATCTTGAATAAAAGAGAACCGCATTTGGAGCCAGtgcaaaacattttgtttttcacattcagGGATGAAAGTAAACCTTCTTTTTTACCCTGTATGTGGGTATATACAGTGATAACAATAAAATGGAAGAATACATGTTTTTCTCAGCCTCCTTGTATGTGTCTGTGGTTATTTGCAGGAGTTGAGATGAGAGTGTTGCAGGCTGAGCTGAGGTTTACTAGTAGCAGCTCGTCAGGATTGTTCAGGTCAAGATGCACCAGCGTCTGATCCCAGACCTCCTGCCTTGTCCAGCCCCATCAGTGGCTCAGCTCATGCCCCAACCCTGCCTTTgtaggaggaagagggaggccCCTGCAGGATAGGATATgtagctgtgatgatctgctggatgagttggttcaggaactCAGAGACCTGGTGATGCCATTGCATGTCCGCGTTGAAAAAGTGTTCCGAAGTAAAAGTACTAAGAGACAAAACTCGTAGGGAAATTGTTTGCACTGTTGCATGCTAAAATTTAACTTCACGAGAATTGTTAACTCTCACAATCCTCTGAAGGTCTGCTTTCACATGACTTCCTCCTGACAACACAAGCTTCACTCCATCCTGAGAGACCTTGAGGATGTCTTTCTTTTGGGAGTTAACATCTGATCTAAATTCCAGAGCTGTAAAAGGGGTTAAAAACtgttctttatttgttttaaagctGGTTATGACTGGTTGATCCTACATATGAAAACTAGTCTATGACAGTTGCCAGTAGTCAAGCTCCTCAGTTTAGTCTTCAATTCTTCTTGTTTGGAGACTTAATGCTAAAACAAATCAGGGTTTATTGACAGGAAGTTTGATAATGGGATTTATGTCTTAACACATTAAAGCGCACTCATTACCAACAGTATTGTAATCATTGTCTCATCAAGACTGCAGACACTTGTGTAAAGCAGCACTGAGGCTGACTgccattttaaatcaaatgaagTTATTTTGGGAGAAGCAAAGTACCAAAACAGCTTGTTTGTAgagtacagattttttttgtcaaatcgAGTGTACACATGCGAAGACTATGAATATCAGTACCCTGTAGTTCTGTACTTTTAAAATGACCTAATTATGATTATTTGTTACAATCAGATTTAAAGTCTTTAATGGAACACATTACGGATTTCTTTCAGTTGCCGTTTGTTATACATACAATATGTTTAAAGCTTGAGGTAAGACTAGTTTTCTCAACCAACGGACCGCACATCTCCAAAACTTTAGtagatttccttttttaaacagtgtaGGATTATTTGTGAATGTTTCTCCACCAATTATAAAATGTAGGGTAAATGTTTGCTCAAATGGGATTTGACTACGTATGCAGAATTATTACACAATCTAAATTATATCTGACCAGCAAAATATTGACATTGGattaatataataatgcagcatATGAAGCACCTCTTGTGCTGTCAAGGAGAGCTTCATGAACTGTAGGGAAATTATGTAACTTAACAGGTTATGTATAACCTGTTATGTTATATAATGTATAAAATTGAGAAAGTTGCACCAAGTCTTCAGTGATTGAAAGGTAATTGAGTGCCCTGTGATGATGATGCTGCAGCAGTGGATGTTCCAGTCGGCCTGCAGATGCGGGTCGGAAACAGCAGTGAACATAGTGGAGCGTCTGAGTCGGTCTCAGTGAACTTGTGGGATTTTAAACAAACCAGACATTACTCAAGGATGAGAACTCTAGGAAAGGAGGACTCTGGAAAAGGAGGGCTCAAAGTGCTGTTTTCAGGTGTGACCTTTTAAggggttattttgcatctcattaaaAAAGAGGGGGTTTCTGGGCTGACCTCTGTTGGGGAGGGCTAAAGTCCAGATGTTCCTCACAGAGTTCCATATTCAGATAATTTTGTGGTGTATGCAATTCCCAAAATAGTACAATTAGGTGACACATCATTTACCTGTGTGTATTAATGACAGAACAATACTAAATATGCCTATATGAACGTCAGGCATATTAAAATTCTAATGTTgcaacataaacacataaaataaacaattagaagaaaaggcaaaatacagtataaattGATCATGATGTTATTGACAAGTTCAGCTCTTCTGTAAAGTGAATGTATATGAAGAAGGGTTAAGTTCAGAATGATGGAACAgttgtctttctttgttgtaATGTGAATAGTGTCCCTTGTGGTTTTGTCAGTGGGGGTGAAATCCTTTGGATGTTGATATCAGATCTTCCTGCAGGGTCAGCAGTCAGTCAGAGTGGTTCTAGCAGCCATTTGGTCACTTATAGGCTGTATTTCAGTATTCCATGCATGGTAGCTgtgttgtaaatgtaatttaatggcTGTCAtattcattttcctttaaaactgtGTGGGCAACATTTGTCTGTCAAGTTACTCAAAACTGGAAAGTCTGGTAAGGGCTAAGGAAAAATGAACCTATGGACATGAAAATGTGTCAATAAGTGAATGTatagaaatgacaacaaaaaaaccccaggtCTGTTGCATATATGATAGTGACTGGGGGTTTATAGCAGTCTTTTGGCTAAACTAGGCCCAATATACATCCTGGATGTCTGGAATTGTGAGTTGTGGAATCTGCTGAATGTCTGATTTTTCATGGCCTCTTCCTGATAACATAATCTTCAGACCATCCTGCCAGTTCTGGAGGGTGTCTTGCTTTACGGTGCCTTGGTGTGTCTGCTACACTGATCACAGAGTCCCACCTCCAGCCTGTGGCTACAAGGGGGTTAAGAAGTTCAGAGCTATGGGAGGGAGATCTGCTCTTGTTCtttttcactgttgtttatGGCTGATGGATCCTACAACAGCACAATATTCATCCATTAACATCTCTACATGTGGATTTCTGTTAATGAAAGCTTATAATAAAAACATACTATTACTGCATAGCTGATAATATCATATCCATAATATATCATTCAAAAATATAACTTAAGAAGAAAGCCATTTCaacaaaggtaacaaaatcaGTAAAAGAAATGTGCCTATCAAAGTCTGCCGCTCCATGATGGGTAAACTTCAGGCACTTTGGAAATCTGTGATCTGAACTGGTCACAACACTGCTGAGTCTGTTTATCAGGCACCACCCAGACTACAAATTCTCTGATTAgacacaagaaaaaataaacaaagtcaTATGCAGGTGGAAAGTGATTAGAATAAGTTACTAAATTATCACATTACTGTAACACAGTCCAGACACTATCATACTGACCACTAGACACACTAGCAGCTTTGAATTTTGTAGATGTGTGATGAGAAATACGTTAAATCATTTGTACTTTatgcttttttgctgtttcttaaACAGTTTTATCAGATTTGTTATGGGACTTGTCAGTATAGATGACCATTTTAACAGATCAATTATATGTTGTGTCTCCAGAAACAAAGATGAtctttgagtttaaattatataaatgcatgtttttcacttttgtttgcAGAAAAGAACAAATGTCTTGATAAATGAACTATTAAGTAATGACTCTACTTGTGTTCAAAATTAGTCTTTTGTATGTGAAACAGACCTCATGAACAGAACAAGTCAAAGAACAGAGCTCTACCACCACTTAGTGGAAAAACTAAATTACAGCAACATGCAGGACAGAAATCAGCAACGAAGACAAGACATAAATAGGACAGCAAAGAAATAAATGTTGGATGCTTTCAAATGCCTAagtattcattttatttctgtcagcTAATATTTTATTCCCACTCCCAGTTTagatttttagtttagttttagtataataataatttcacttttactgaaaaatgtTCAGTTCAAACAGTGTGTAACTGTGAGAGAAGATTGAAACACCTCTTAACATTTCCATTTCCATCAGACAGTTGACCACTGCAAGTGTGGGTTTGGGTTTGACTTGGAAATAGTAAGTGTTGTCATTTGAAATTCTTATCTGaggtttattgtttttgtgttactaAAAGTCAGAGAGGGGACATCACATCTGTTATATGAATGTGACGGATCCTGTTGCAGCAGGTCAGCAGTGTAACTTCCATCACATGAAATGTCTTACTGACAGTGGTTTTGAGGTGTGTGGAGAGTGAAGAAACTTCATGTTTGCAGTAAATCAGTGACTCATCTCATCCTCATACTTCATCTCATCATTCTTGACGAAAGTGAAAATCCTGTGatcaaatacaaataaatagcTTTCTACCCAAATTAAGAGTCTTCAAGTTTTCCAAAATCAACAATGGCTCTCCCACTGGACTATGGGGGCAGTTGCCCTGTCTTACACAACTCAGGGCCTGCAGGCCCCCGAGGGCCACATGTGGCCTGGTTGCATCTTGGGCCTGTGTAAAGGGGTTTCCAGGATATTTGTGCAGCAGCGAGCTGGTTTTtacttcttatttttgtttgccTTTTTAAGCTGTGCTGAGTGCTGCAGACTAGAGGGTTatcaattacagtcaaattttcTGTGACAACTCAGACAGCCAGAGCGACATTGCACCTCAGCCTCTATGGACCGTGTCCAAGATAAAAACCCACACTTGCACATCAGCACAAAACTGCAACGTAATTATTTGCTGATAAACCCAGATGAGAACTGGAGTGCATTATTTGGGCAGATGAGGCCTACAGAAATTCGGTTGGCTGAGATGGGGTGCACCGTTTTTTGACATGAACCTGGTCAGGATTAAAACAGTGAAAGtacagtcctgacagtgaagcacagagctGGGATCATGCAACCTCATGAGGCTGCATGATCACAAAAGGTGTTGGGAAGATGACATTTAAAGATGGCACCATGAATACTGGAGATAAGCCAAAATACTTGCAATTTGGTGGCTCGCAATCTCCAGAAACTTGACAGAACAGAAATCTTCTAGTACCATAACGATCCAAAGCAAACTGCCAAAAGCACATAAATGTTTCCAAagcaaaaaatactgaaaactaTGGCCCTGCCAGATGTGTTGTCTAACTTGTGTCCAATTGAACATCTGTAGGGTATTTTACAGAGAGAGGTGGAGTAACACAACTCCTCGAGCAAagatcagacacacacaaaaaaatgtttacaactTTTGTACATATCTACAACACTGGCATCCTTCATTATAGGAGGTTGAGTCTGTCATTAAGGATGAAGGTGGACATGAGTAGTGAAAAAGTGCAAGATGTGAAATTCAATGATATGGGAAGTACTGACTTTTATTGCATTGAGTTCTAAAAGTAGGACTTGTACTTTTTAATTTTGCATTAGACCATATATCATACAGTTTAACTTAGAAGTAATACAACTGTGGTAGGATGGTAACATTGTGAACCATTTGGTACTTTAGTATTGCACAAAGGTGTTTTCACTTGTGTTGTCTGCTAGTCAAGATTCTCAAAAGTGAAATATATGTGTGTTCTGTTTTGGAGACATCTTCAGAGGGACAAACAAGCCTTATATAgcaataatacattttctagTGATTATTATCAAGGatattaattattgattaaGATAAATTATCAGGTTATCTGTGTAATTCAATTCATAATTCCCTTGCTTGACCTTAACTTCAAATCCTGGGAGGCGCTATATCTTGTAGAACCTCTAAGTTTAAATGTCAGTGGCCTCCTGGTTAAGCAGGAGCATGACCACACCTATAATCTCTCTCCGTGTTCTTGTGGGTCTTTACCCACTGAAAAGTCCTTCTCAGGCAGCTTTTAATGACAACTTCCACATGGCGGAAAATCAGCAAATGTTTCTAAACTTTGATTTAATAAACTACGTGTTTGCTCCAACTCAACTATTTGCTCCAACATCAAACACTCTGAGCTATGCAGCATTTTGGTAGAGTGCTCTGCCTTCTTCTTCCTGATAGCCTAAACCCAGGGCAACATAAACACCCCGACAGGCAACCTGTCACTGTAATTTCGCTGTGCACACATTGTGGATGAACAGAAAGATTCTTACCAACGCACAGATCTACCAATATGCTCAGGTAATTACTACTGAATGAAATTAGGTTCAGTTGTCCAATACATGCTTCTGTAAAGTAAATTTCTCATGATTTAACTTTTTTCTATgtacatgtatatttatatCCAATAAAGAATAAT from Amphiprion ocellaris isolate individual 3 ecotype Okinawa chromosome 14, ASM2253959v1, whole genome shotgun sequence encodes the following:
- the LOC111584724 gene encoding N-acetyllactosaminide beta-1,3-N-acetylglucosaminyltransferase 3-like, with product MFSVSRTKIFITTLLVLGALIGVLCLRLSKDLTEYKHILLQADTRKSVIRPKPPNRKSTYKYSWPNCQQNISAAIVPGFSSLPHHIQDFLYYRHCRHFPMILDVPDKCGGADGSAEVFLLLVIKSSPANYNRREVLRKTWAKERLQNGVWIRRIFISGITGDGFEKQTLNKLLELEQHENNDILQWDFADSHYNLTLKQILFLEWMDRNCPHVRFLMNGDDDVLANTDNMVEYLKNLKDNGGSKHLYTGHLVEDDIPVRSPDSKYYVPVQVYESESYPTFCSGGGYLLSGYTAHVIYNMSHSITILPMDDVYIAMCVDKAGLRPKFHMGMKPLGHGTPPKIDPLDPCYFREILLVHRFLPADLYVMWKRLHDPDLKCFHINQ